GATCGACATCGTGCTGGGCGACGCGCGGCTGCGGCTGGAGCGCGAGGCGCCTCAGGCGTACGATCTGCTGGCCGTCGACGCCTTCACCGGCGACGCCATTCCGCTGCATCTCCTGACCCTCGAGGCGATCGACGTCTACCTGCGGCACGTCAAGCCGGACGGCGTCCTGGCGATCCACGTCAGCAACAAGTTCCTGCGGCTACCGCCGGTGCTGGAGATCGCCGCCCGCGCGCGCGGGCTGCGCATCGTGCTGTCGCGCGACACCGACGACCAGAACGCCGTCGTCAGCGACTGGGTCCTCATGGCGCGCGATGGCGCGCCGCTCGGCTCCGAGGCGCTGAAGCGGTCGCTCGTGGAGATCGACGCCCGGCCGGAATGGCGGCCGTGGACCGACGATTACGTCGATCTGCTGCGCGCGCTGAAATAAGCCACGCCGGGCACTGGCGCGTCCGGGGTCGGGCGCCCTATGTATCGCCGATGATGCCGCCGCGATTCGCCGTCACGCCCCTGATCGTCGAGGGGATGCGGGTGACCCTCGCCAACCTGCGCCTGGCGCTCGATCTCGCGCTGGTGCCGACCCTCGTCAGCGTCGCCATCACCTTCGTCGGTCGCGCGCTGGCCGGCGAGCGGCTGGAGATGGTGGAGGCGCTCGCGATCCGCACCGTCGATGTCGTTCCGTCGGCGATGTTCGCCATCGCCTGGTACCGCTTCGTCCTGCTCGGCCCTGCGGCGGCCGCGCCGGGCGCCTCGCTGGGGCGGCGGGAACGCGGCTACCTCTTCCAGCTCGTCGCCATCGCGGCGATCCCGATCGCGCTCGAGGCCATTTTCCTCGCGATCGCGCCGTGGCCGCTGCCCCGGGACGCCGAATCCATGCCGCCGGGCATGGGGCGGCCGCGGCGCTCGGTCTCGGCGCCACGGTCACCCTGATGATCGCGGTGCGCCTGAGCTTCGGGCTCGTGGCGCCGGCGCTCGACTTGGCGTGGGCGCCTCGCCTGGCGTGGCGCTACGGCGCCGGCAACGGATGGGCGATCCTCGGCGCGCTGATCCTGACCCTGCTCGGCCTGGGCATGGGCAAGACGCTCGTCAACGGCGTGGTCGAGCGGCTCGCGACGGCGGTGTTCGACGCGCCGTTGAGCCTCGGGCCGCTGCTGGTCGTCGAGCTGGTCCAGGAGACCGTCGCTTACCTGACATGGGCGCCGGCGCTGGCGCTTCAGGCCTTCATCTTCCGCGACCTGACCGGCTTCAAGCCCGGCCACCCCCTGCGCCAGCCGCCGGTCTGATCGCGGCGGTCAACGCGTCGCGGCGTCGGCCTCGAGCTTCGACAGCGTGACGCGCGACGTGATCTGCTCCAGCGACGTCTTCACGTGGATGATCGAGGCGGTGTTCGACGCCAGGCAGCGCTCGAACGCCGGCGCGAACTCCGCCGTCCGCACGACCGTCTCGCCGTGGCCGCCGAAGGCGCGCGCGTAGGCGGCGAAATCCGGATTGCGCAGCTCGACGCCGTGGGCGCGGCCGTGGCCGTACTCGCGCGCCTGGTGCATGCGGATCGTGCCGTACTGGCCGTTGTCGACCACGACCACCACCAGATTGGCGCCGAACTGCAGCGCGGTGGCGAACTCCTGGCCGTTCATCAGGAAGCAGCCGTCGCCGGCGAAAGCGACCACCAGGCGGCGCGGCTCGACGATCTTGGCGGCGACCGCAGCCGGCACGCCGTAGCCCATCGCGCCGCTGGTCGGCGCGAGCTGGGTGCGCAGGCCGCGGTACTGGAAGTGCCGGTGGACCCAGCCGGCGTAGTTGCCGGCGCCGTTGGCGACGAGCGCGTCGTCGGGCAGTCGGGCGTTGAGCCACGCGACGATCTCGCCGAGGTCGACGTCGCCCGCCGATCCCGTCGGCTTGATGGTGGCGAGATACTCGGCGTGGGCACGCGGCACGTCGTCGGCCCAGCGCGGCGCGGCGACGGGCGCCATGGCGCGCGCGGCTGCGGCGAAGTTCGCCATGCCGCTGTTGATCATCAATTCGGCCTCGTAGACGCGGCCCAGCTCGTCGGCGCCGCCGTGGACGTGGACCAGAGGCTGCCTCGGCACCGGGATGTCGAACAGCGAGTAGCCGGCGCTGGTGATCTCGCCCAGCCGCGGACCGACCGCGAGCACCAGGTCGGACTCGCGGATGCGTCTCGTGAGCGCAGGGTCGGAGCCCAGGCCGATGTTGCCGATGTAGTTGGGATGGCGATTGTCGATCAGGTCGGCGTTGCGGAACGCCGTCGTCACCGGCAGACGGTTGGCTTCGGCGAAGGCGCGGATGTCGTCGCACGCGGCCTTCGTCCAGCCGCCGCCGCCGAGCATCATCACGGGGCGCTCGGCGCGCTCCAGCATGGCGCGCAGCCGCGCCATGTCGGCCGGCGCCGGCGCCGCGCGCACGGTGGTGAACGGCCGCGCGTCGGCGACCTCGACCTCGTCGGTCAGCATGTCCTCGGGCAGCGCCAGCAGCACGGGACCGGGGCGTCCGGACATCGCGCGGTGGAACGCCTGGCTGACCAGCTCGGGGATGCGGCGCGCGTCCTCGATCTGCGCCGTCCACTTGGTCAGCGGCCCGAACATGCGGCGGTAGTCGATCTCCTGGAACGCCTCGCGCTCCTCCTGCTCGCGCGCCACCTGGCCGACCAGCACCACCATCGGCGTGCTGTCCTGGAAGGCGGTGTGGACGCCGATGCTGGCGTTGGTGGCCCCGGGGCCGCGCGTGACGAAGCAGATTCCCGGCTTGCCGGTGAGCTTGCCGTAGGCGTCGGCCATGTTCGCGGCGCCGCCTTCCTGGCGGCAGGTCACGAACTTGATCGCGTTGCGCGAATCGTAGAGCGCGTTCAGCGCCGCGAGATAGCTCTCGCCGGGCACGCCGAAGATGTGGTCGACGCCGTGGATACGCAGCTGGTCGACCAGCACCTGGCCGCCGGTGCGCTTCACCAGGGTGGACGTCGTCGAAGATGCGGACATGCCGATCGCTCCCGCGCGCCAGCGCGCCTGCTCGAACCGTGTCTGGGGGACCGCGGCGCGGGCGCCGCCGGGCGTCACTTCGCCGTCATGAACGGCGCCGGCACCACGAGCTTGTTGTTCATGGTCTTGAAGATGCCGGCGGTCTTCGCGAGGTACGCCTGCCATGCCGGATCGGCCTGCATCGCGGCGCGCCTGCGGGCGCGGTCGGCGACGTCCTCGTAGGCCCAGATATGGACGATCTCGTTGACGTTGCCGACCTCGGTGGTGAACCACGCGAACGGCTTGCCGCGATGCCGCGTCTGCACCGGATAGCCCTCGTTCTGGTAGAGGGCGAGGAAGTCCTTGAGTTTGCCGGGGTGCAACTCGTAGGTGCGGTGGTCGAAAATCATCCATGCCCCCAAAGGGTTAGCCGCGTCGCGGGCGCGTCGCCATCACGTCGCATCGTGCCCCGGCACGCTCGCGCCCGCAAGCGCATGCCAGTGGTGCGCTTCTTCGGCACGGGCCTGTGGACATTCCGCCTCGCGGCCCCCATACTTACAGCGACCGCTCGGGTATCGGAATGTCAGGTTCCTTTCCCGCCGGTAGTGTAGTCGGATGCGAGCGCGGACGTCTTTCGCACGAGATCAGGGTCAGACGCGTAGTCACGTTCCAGGCCGTCAGACGGCACTGGCTTCCACCGCCGCAGCCGAGGTTTTTCCCCCACCAGTCAATAGAGTCTAGCAGGAATGAGCCGTAAACTTTTCGTGGGCAATCTGCCCTACAACTGCACGAACGAAGATCTGAACGCGCATTTCTCGCCGTACGGCGAGGTCGCTTCCGCCAAGATCATCATGGATCGCGAATCCGGGCGTAGCCGCGGTTTCGCGTTCGTCGAAATGGCCACCGACGAAGCCGGTCTCGCCGCAATGAAGGCGCTGGACGGTTCGCAGTTCGGTGGCCGCGCGCTGGCGGTGCGCGAGGCGGTCGAGCGGCAAGCCGGCGGCGGCGGCGGTGGCGGCGGTTTCAACCGCGGCCCGCGTTCGTTTGGCGGCGGCGGTGATGGCGGCGGTGGTGGTGGTTATCGCGGCGGCGGCGGTGGCGGTGGATACCGCGGCGGCGGCGGCGGCGGCGGTTGCGGCCGGGCGCCGCGCAGCCCATATGGACGCGGTGACGGCGGCGGCGGCGGCGGCGGTGGCGGCGGCTATGGCGGCGGCGGCGGTGGTTACGGCGGCGGCGGTGGCGGTTTCGACCGCGGCGGCGGCGGTGGCTTCGACCGCGGTGGCGGTGGCGGCGGCGGCTATCGTGGCGGCGGCGGCGCTCCCGGCGGCGGCGGCGGCGGCTATGGTCGCCCGCCGGGCGGTGGTTTCGATCGTGGCGGCCCGCCTCCGGGCGGCGGTTTCGATTCGGGTGTCGGCGAACCACGGCGGCGCAGCGGTCCGCCGGACCGCGACCGGCGGCGCGAACACGACGACGACGGCGACGACCAGTAGACCTCCGGTCAGCCCGGAACGTTCCGAGGAACCCCGGCCATCGCGCCGGGGTTTTTCTTTGCCGGCGCCGGCCGTCCGGGCGACGGTCGCGCGCTTCCGTCGCCGGGGCGCCCCGGCTAGTGTCGTGCCGCGCCGGCGTGTCGCCGTCCGCAGCATCCGAGGACGCGCCGATGACCGCGCAGTTTCCGTATTTCGTGACGACGCTGGAATGCGGAATGACCGGCGCGCCGCTGCCGACCGGCGTGCTGCACAACCTCTCGCCGGCCGGCTATCCCATCGTCGTGCGCTACGACCTCGCGGGCGTGAAGGCCGCCGTGACCAAGGATGCGCTGCGCGACCGGCCGCAGGACATGTGGCGATTCCGCGAGCTGCTGCCGGTCCGACGGAGCGAGAACGTCGTGACGCTGGGCGAGGTCTGGACGCCGTTGGTGCCGCTGCCGGCGCTGGCGCGCAAACTCGGTGGCGGCGAGATTCTGGTGAAGGACGAGGGCCGGCTGCCGACGGGGTCGTTCAAGACGCGCGGGCTGGCGATGGCGGTCAGCATGGCGAAGGAGCTCGGCGTGCGGAAGATCGCGATGCCGACGAACGGCAACGCCGGCGCCGCGCTCGCCGCCTACGCCACGCGCGCCGGCATCGAGAGCATCGTGCTCTGCCCCGACGACACGCCGGTCATCAACATGGCCGAGACCGAGCTGCAGGGCGCGCGGCTCTACCGGGTGAACGGTCTGATCAACGACTGCGGCAAGATCGTCGGCGCCGGCAAGGCGGCCGGCGGCTGGTTCGATTTCTCGACCCTGAAGGAGCCCTACCGGATCGAGGGCAAGAAGACGATGGGGCTCGAGCTGGCGGAGCAGCTCGGCTGGGACGTGCCCGACGTGATCCTGTATCCCACAGGCGGCGGCACAGGCCTGATCGGCATGTGGAAGGCGTTCAACGAGCTGGAGGCGATGGGCTGGATCAAGCGCAAACCTCGCATGGTCGCCGTCCAGGCCACCGGTTGCATGCCGATCGTCAAGGCCTACGAGAGCAACGCGCGGCACGCCGAGCTGTTCGTGAACGCGCGCACGGTGGCGGCCGGCATCCGCGTGCCGGTGGCGATCGGCGACTTCCTGATCCTCGACGCGGTGCGCGATTCCGGCGGCTTCGCGATCGCCGTGGACGACGGGGCGATCGAGGCGGCCCGGGTCGAGGTCGGAAAGACGGAGGGCCTGCTGCTCTGTCCCGAGGGCGCCGCCACATACGCGGCCTACGTCAAGGCTCTGGGCGACGGCCGCATCCGTCGCGACGAGCGGGCGATGCTCTTCAACTGCGCCATCGGCCTGAAATACGCCATGCCCGAGCCGACGGCGCGGCTCGACAAGGACGGACCGATCGACTACGCGCGGCTGTAGCGCGTGCCGCGGCACCGCGGCGCCAAATCTCTTTTCAACGCCGTCGAACAGGCGGACGATGCCCCGTCGGCCGGCTCCAGGGAATCCAGCCGGCTCCCGGGGAGGCGCGCATGCGGCGTCGTGATCTGCTCGTCGGCACCGCCGCGACCGCGGTCGCGCCGGGCGTCGCCGTGGCCGACGAGGCGGTCGAGGTCGACATGCGCCTCGTCCTCGCGGTCGATGTCTCGCGCAGCGTCGACGCCGACGAGTACGCGCTGCAGAAGGACGGCTACGCCCGCGCTTTCACCGATCCCCGCATCGTCGACGCCATCTCGTCCGGGCCGCTGCGGCGGATCGGCGTCTGCTACGTCGAATGGGCCGGCGCCCAGATGCAACGCACGCCGCTCGACTGGACGCTGGCGGATGGGCCCAAGGCCTGCGCCGAAATCGCGGCCCGCATCGCCGCGCTTCCCTACGACGCCCATCGGTGGACCGGCGTCGGCGCCGCGATGCTCTACGCCGCGGCCCGTCTCGAGGCGTCGCCGTTCCGGTCGAAGCGCATGGTGATCGACGTCTCCGGCGACGGCCGCAACAACAACGGTCCGGCCGCCGATCTCGTCCGCGACCAGCTCGTGGCGCGCGGTATCACGATCAACGGCCTGCCGATCATGGGCGACGCGCCGAATTTCGGCAGCCCGCCGGACCGCGACCTCGACCGCTGGTACGAGGAGAACGTGATCGGCGGACCGGGCGCCTTCGTGATCGCGGCCCAGGGCTTCGGCGACTTCGCGCGCGCCGTGCGCCAGAAGCTGACCCGGGAGATCTCCGCGCTTCCCGCCGGCCTCAGCCACGCATGATGGCGGCCAGCCGCTCGAGCGGCCGGCGGTCGCGCAGGAGGGCCAGCGGCATGGCGAAATGGCCGGGCCCGAGGTCGAACATGTTTCCAGCCGGCAGGCGCCAGCGCGCGGTGAGCTCCTTGCCGGTGGCGTAGGGCAGCAGCGCGTCGCCAGTGCCGAGCACGGAGACGATCCGCTCCGGCGCGATCGACGGCGCCGTGCCGGGGTTGGCCAGCGGCGCCACGCGCGCCAGCGCCGCGGCGTCCCATCCCGCCGCCGCCAGCCGGCGGTCGAGGCCGAGCGCGCGCACCAGGCTGCCGCGCGACACGACCTCCTCCATCCGCGCGGAATGGCTCACCAGAAGGATCGCGTCCGGCCGCGCCGCCGCCGGCCAGCCGCCGCAATAGGTGGCGATCTGCTGCGCGACGAACGACGTCATCGAGATGCCGCCGACCGCGACCGGCCCGCCATACGCCGCGCGGCACCACGCGACCACCGCCGCCGTCTCGCGCGTCTGCGCGGCGATCAGGTCGAGCGCGCCGAGCGGCGCGGTGGCGAAGAACGGCTCGCCGCCGTAACGGTCGGGCGCGGCGCGCAGGCCGTGGTAGGGCGACACCATCTCGACCACGCGGAAGCCGGCCGACGAGAGCACGGCGCTGCCGTCGATCGCGCGCACCATCAGGTCGCTTTCGACGCACAGCCCGCTGCCCGATACGATGGTCGGGACACCGGCCATGTCGAGCGGCTCGACGATGCGGGCGTAGGCGGTTTCCGAGCCCGGGGTCCGTTCGAGTTCGCGCGCCGGCGAGCGGAAGCGCAGCCACGTTTCCCGCAATCCGTCGCGCTCGAACGACGCCGACCGCGCGATCGACGGCGCCACGTCGCCGGCCGCGAACAGGTCGGC
The genomic region above belongs to Rhodospirillales bacterium and contains:
- a CDS encoding thiamine pyrophosphate-binding protein — translated: MSASSTTSTLVKRTGGQVLVDQLRIHGVDHIFGVPGESYLAALNALYDSRNAIKFVTCRQEGGAANMADAYGKLTGKPGICFVTRGPGATNASIGVHTAFQDSTPMVVLVGQVAREQEEREAFQEIDYRRMFGPLTKWTAQIEDARRIPELVSQAFHRAMSGRPGPVLLALPEDMLTDEVEVADARPFTTVRAAPAPADMARLRAMLERAERPVMMLGGGGWTKAACDDIRAFAEANRLPVTTAFRNADLIDNRHPNYIGNIGLGSDPALTRRIRESDLVLAVGPRLGEITSAGYSLFDIPVPRQPLVHVHGGADELGRVYEAELMINSGMANFAAAARAMAPVAAPRWADDVPRAHAEYLATIKPTGSAGDVDLGEIVAWLNARLPDDALVANGAGNYAGWVHRHFQYRGLRTQLAPTSGAMGYGVPAAVAAKIVEPRRLVVAFAGDGCFLMNGQEFATALQFGANLVVVVVDNGQYGTIRMHQAREYGHGRAHGVELRNPDFAAYARAFGGHGETVVRTAEFAPAFERCLASNTASIIHVKTSLEQITSRVTLSKLEADAATR
- a CDS encoding NIPSNAP family protein, whose amino-acid sequence is MIFDHRTYELHPGKLKDFLALYQNEGYPVQTRHRGKPFAWFTTEVGNVNEIVHIWAYEDVADRARRRAAMQADPAWQAYLAKTAGIFKTMNNKLVVPAPFMTAK
- a CDS encoding RNA-binding protein, encoding MSRKLFVGNLPYNCTNEDLNAHFSPYGEVASAKIIMDRESGRSRGFAFVEMATDEAGLAAMKALDGSQFGGRALAVREAVERQAGGGGGGGGFNRGPRSFGGGGDGGGGGGYRGGGGGGGYRGGGGGGGCGRAPRSPYGRGDGGGGGGGGGGYGGGGGGYGGGGGGFDRGGGGGFDRGGGGGGGYRGGGGAPGGGGGGYGRPPGGGFDRGGPPPGGGFDSGVGEPRRRSGPPDRDRRREHDDDGDDQ
- a CDS encoding threonine synthase, yielding MTAQFPYFVTTLECGMTGAPLPTGVLHNLSPAGYPIVVRYDLAGVKAAVTKDALRDRPQDMWRFRELLPVRRSENVVTLGEVWTPLVPLPALARKLGGGEILVKDEGRLPTGSFKTRGLAMAVSMAKELGVRKIAMPTNGNAGAALAAYATRAGIESIVLCPDDTPVINMAETELQGARLYRVNGLINDCGKIVGAGKAAGGWFDFSTLKEPYRIEGKKTMGLELAEQLGWDVPDVILYPTGGGTGLIGMWKAFNELEAMGWIKRKPRMVAVQATGCMPIVKAYESNARHAELFVNARTVAAGIRVPVAIGDFLILDAVRDSGGFAIAVDDGAIEAARVEVGKTEGLLLCPEGAATYAAYVKALGDGRIRRDERAMLFNCAIGLKYAMPEPTARLDKDGPIDYARL
- a CDS encoding DUF1194 domain-containing protein yields the protein MRRRDLLVGTAATAVAPGVAVADEAVEVDMRLVLAVDVSRSVDADEYALQKDGYARAFTDPRIVDAISSGPLRRIGVCYVEWAGAQMQRTPLDWTLADGPKACAEIAARIAALPYDAHRWTGVGAAMLYAAARLEASPFRSKRMVIDVSGDGRNNNGPAADLVRDQLVARGITINGLPIMGDAPNFGSPPDRDLDRWYEENVIGGPGAFVIAAQGFGDFARAVRQKLTREISALPAGLSHA